The genomic DNA AAGATACTGGCTCAAGCAATTCTAACCGCTTTTAATCTCATGTAAAACTGAAAGTCTGTGCCCTTGTGGGACGATATGGTAGCAGGAACATGCAACATGGAACGATAGAAAACACATACTTCAGCAGGAAGGACAAATTCTCTCCTGCAGATTCAAGGACAAGGATTGACAAAGGAATGTCATGCGTAAACCAAATGAGACTTTAAAAGCAAGAACCTCTTACCATAAGTTGCTTTGTGCGTCAAAGAAAAGTAATGCAAAGCTGAATGTACTTATGATCCTCAGTTTATCAAGTAAAacttgtataataaaatcaGAAACAGTTACAGATCCCTGAAGGAGAGGGAACTTTGTGTCCGTGTCAGGGAGCTCATGAATGAGTGTGATATTAATCTTGGCAAGTGTAATGTCAATACAAGTAAGATTTCCAGTGACTTCAGGTGCTATCTCAACATTGGAAAGCAAATTCTGTGGCGCACAAGATCCCGATACATCTCTTGAGAAGTTATGTGGCAAGCCAACATTACGAGATAGAGAAAGATTATCCAAGACTTTCCATTTGAAAGGATTTCCAGGCTTGCTGACAAACTCGGGAAGTCTATCAACAAAAGCAACACGAAAACCACTTTTCTTGTTCACGAGGAAAAATGTGTTTTGTTCTGCAAAATCATATGAATCTGGTCCAGATTCAGTTTCAGAACTTTCAGATTTACAAGATAGAACCCTCCAAAGTGCCTGCGCACTGTCATTGCTGCAAGAGATTTGAACAAACCCAGAGCCTGGATGATAATTCAATCGCAGTGGTTCCCCCAAATCATTCTTAGCATATAGCGAAACTAAAGAGAACCACAAAACTGATGAATTCCACCACTTTCGGTTCGTGTACTTAACCTGTAGATGGAAAGATCATGTATAAGGTATAAATCAATTAACACATTTTCTAAGGCCTAGGACAACTGGCCAATAAAATATCAAGATAGGGAGAAAAGCGCTAAGGTGACAACACTAATAAGGACAGTAAAATCCTctataattttaagttaatagGAGAACAACTATTCATGTGCAAATCCTTCAACAAAACAACTTTTAATGATGGATTCAAGAAAGTTTGTCTAAATACAAGTTTCACATACAACATAAAGCATTTAAAGTTGGAATCAAGTAGTTATCGTCTCATATGAGAACTACACAGTTCTGCAGAATCTAGATTAAGGAGTACAATAGAccacatataaatatatacatctCATCACAAAATTTCTTCCATGGTTCAAAAGTTCAAACATTGTTCCATATGATCATTTTGTGCCAGTAATAACTGATTTAAGTGAGTGTTAGAAAAGGAAGAAACTATGCATTCTCCTGGTTTGACCCTGTTTATAAGGTGTGGTAGAGAAATAATCTGCATGCAAATAACCCTGGTATGATCTCAATGAGAGAAAACTGCATGCAGATTATTAGGAGGGAAAATCACATAAAAAAGCAGCATATATCTCTCCATTTGGCCCAGGTATATATCAAAAAGCAGCATATATCAAAGAATTATTGCATCTAAAACATAGTTGAAGTAGAGAAATGGCATACCCTGAACAGGGCCCTTTCTCCTACAAGTGAATAATGAAGGGAACCAGCTAATTTGTACTTGTTCTCTGTAATTTCCACGGATATGTACATGTGCTGATGTACATCCTGAATTGCAACAATAGCTCCTGCAGACACCAGGAATGTCAGGATAAATTCCTGATGTTTGTCTAGAAATGAACAAAAAGAAAGGTCTAAACCAGATCAATACCATCAGGAACTTCTTCTGGAGAAACTCTTTCTCGTTCTTGGTGCTCAGATATGAGCCTTTCTTCACCCTTTTGAGAAGCCTCTTCACCAGAAATACCAGACAATGTTTGGATAGCAGACAAAAGCATCTGGGAGAGGAAATTAGATGTCAGTGGTTATACCACTCCTAAACAAATTGATGATTAAAGAATAATAAGAATCAGATATTTGCAGTTTCAAGTTTCTTTTTCATAGtagaaaaaactcaaaattctAAGTTACTGGGAAAATAATCCTGGGCTACTATTGAAATCAACTACTTCTAAGTTACTGGATATGGTGTGCCCATATGCAGTTGTCACGATGAAAGCCTTGAACATCTTATGCTTGATTTCTAGTTCACAAAGGGTAAATTCGGAAGAATATGATGACGTATCTTATGATCTTAGGGGTTCCTAGTATATGAAATGACATTTTGATCTCTAAGTACCATTAGGTGttcttttgttgttgttgtgcaTGAGGTCTAGTTTGAAAGAAACAACAAAACTTTTGGAAatataaaaagatcaaaattttgGACTTTTGTGGTCCTTTACTATAAGATCAAGACTAAAAGTTCTGGTCCGTACAATTACAGCAACTAGTTTATTTGTAAGGAATGTAATATGGACATAGCTATCTTCTTGCTAGGTTTTAGGCTGTGCATTTTTGTGTCTCAGTGAAGTTCAAAGTGATTTGCTCACTTTTCGGGTTCTTTGTTTCTGATTGTTAGGTTGCTTCACTTTTGGATGTTCAGTGTATATCGAAATTCTTGCATGCAGTTGCCTTGCATTTTTTCTTCTTGTAAGTGGCAGTTGGCGATTCATTTATTTAACATAGATAATACATTGTACCCTccggaaaaaaaaaagagaaagtgTTGCTTACATCTAGTTCACGAAGGGAAACTGTAATGTCAAAACCTTCGATGGAACCAGTTCCACTCCAAGCTTGGCTCAGACAATGAAAATCAATCCCACCGTTTGACATAGACCTTTCAACGAAGAGAGAAGCATGCAACTTTTTTAAGATACAGTTTTGTTGACTTAAATGGACTCCAGATGGCAAACTGTCTCCATAAGATTTCTCTTGAGAAACAGGCATACTTGAATGGTTTTCGTCATCAACTGACTTGATCCCATCTCTATGTTGGTATACCGCATTAGGTTCCACATCCATTGCCTGATAAAGATAATTGCTTGATTGTGGCAAAGAAAAATGAGGAATCTGGACTTTGTTGATCTGCTCATCTACTTGAAGCAAGAGTTTAGACAAAACAGAGAAACGCGAGAGTTCGGCCAAAAGTTTCTGATTGGTATTTTCCCTTTTAAGGTTGAAATGAAAATCAACATCACATTTTAGCTCTTGAACCTGACCTGTAAAAAAGCTGAAACTTCATCGATTTGCATGATTGGTAACACATGATCAATGAGGAAATCACCATACCAGACTCATTGACGAAAAGCAATGCAAGAGAAAATCCAGAGAAATCCACAACTAACGCCTCCAACTTATTCCACGTCATTTTCCAAAAGGCACTTTCTGTAGCCTGCTTGggataatcatttaatttaaccATGTCATCTCTAGTTTCATCAATTGTGCGCTCCTCCGAGAAGGTTACAAGGTGACATGTATCTGTTATGCAAAGGTTGTATGAAGCAACACAATGGGAAAATGTAGCCAACGCAGCTGGTTCAAACATTACAAACCCACCCTGTTCAATAGTAAATTGTGTCACCCCCACCATACAATCTGACATCAAAGCAATTACAAGCACAGAAAATTGCTGGCTATTCATAGTACAGATTATGACTAGGCTAAAAGAGCATATATACACGTGAACTTTTCCAAAAGGTACAAATATATGAATGATCATTTGAGACAAAAATATAACCAATAACTACTTAACTAGTGCACAATTAACCATTCATCTTAtgtcaatattaatttttgGGCTGGGTGGGGACAGATATTTAGTTTCTTGGTACCAAACTTAATAATGGATACAAGGCATATGGGTATTTTGGGACTAGTTAAAGTAGTTTGTGCATGTTCATGAATAAATTTGCCCCTTTTAAGAAAGTTCATGGGTATATATGTGTCCCTTTATCCTGATGACTATGCACAAGTTGCAATAATATAGGCACAAATTTACATGTATTTAATATTCAGAAATGCAATTCAACACCTGTGCTTTGCAAGATGTTATCTGAAATTCTCGTCCAATGGTAATTGACAGTTTGAGGTTATCAGAGTTTTCAATCCCAACTAAGAGACGTTTGATTGTGAAATCAGTCACGTATATATTACCAACTGCAAGGTCTATAACAATCCAGTGACCAGAATCTGGTGTATCAGTGGCTGGACCGAAATCAACTTTATGTTCCAACAGTGAACCCTGTAAACTTAAAGACTCGCCATTTAATCTGGAAGGGATATCCAGGCATGAAATTTCTCTACTAGAAGAAGCACCATTGACTGCATTACCACTGCTTGAGCATATGTCATTCGGAAGATATGATAATTCCAAAGAGAATGCAAAATGAGGCAAATATGCTTCATACAAGCAATTCAAAGAGTCCAATATCTTTCCAAGTTCATGTGCATCAGCTGCACTTCCAATCTTACTCTGATCTATGAAAATTAACGACTGCAATTCATTAAGATCACTATGAAACTTCACATCCTGCTCTTCACAGAATAATTGCAAGGATATCTGACGCACAGAAGTGAGAATTCCATGGTCAGGCACACCATAAATAGATAACTTTTTGCTCCTTTCAGCATCAAAAGTAAACACAGAAGTCTTGGCATCACTTCTTTTCTTGGAGCTACAAAGGATTAAAGTAGATGATTGCAGTACAAATTTGATATCAAGGAAGAGACGTGATCTCTCCAAATAAAATGATAACCCCCTTCCCCAAATTGTAGATGTCTCGTAATTAACAGAATCATCTGAAACAAATTCTTGATTTACATGTCCATGATTTGCTTCTTCCAATGAGGCAAAACTATAATGAGTATCCAAAACAGCAGAAAATAAGTGAGCCATCACCTGCACACATATATTGTAATCAGCGCATAATTAATCTCATACCCTCCTACTCTTATATTCATCCTGTTTTCTTTTGTCTAGGAAACACTTTTACCCACGGGTACAAGAAGAATCTGTGGACATGCCAACACCTCTTATCAATCATCTATGTTAAGACCTCAATGAAATTTAAGCAATTAGTTTATCCAAAGAGAGACAAACCATTCAGAGTAAAGATCCACCAAAATCAAAGGAATATTTATGTTCAACAAAGCTTCAATAATACTTGAAAATAGCATGTGGGACATGTGTACTACACTTTTTTTAGGATGAAACCATTTCATTAATCCATATTTTTGACATTATCGCAAATTCACTTATTTTGACATTTCTACAGTGTTCCAGCAATCGGAAGTAAGATTCCTACAACTTACAAGTATAGCATCAGAACAAATATATACCAACTCAATGAGGCTTGATGGTTGAGTTGTGCAAGTCAAGTGTTTAATACTTTGGTATAGactttatttgtattattagaaGTCGCATTAGCGACAACTCTCCTAATACAAACTTAACATttcaaaataaagaataaaagaacaaatttatataaatggaAAACAGTGGGCCAAGAGATGATAACCCAAAGAAAGATCATATGAGCAAGAACCAAgatgaaaaagataaaaggtCATCAGATTGCTGGGAAAAGCATAAAACAGTGGGAAAATGGGAAGCAGTAAAAAATaccttaaacaaaacatatAACTCATCGATACATAATAGCACACTAACTCCTTCAAATGTCCCTCGCAATTCTGATTTAAGTATGTTAACTGCTATGTTAGATGGATGAAATTCTTTCCTGCCATACACAGAAACGTTATATAGTCAAATAACTGTACGTTGCATCTCTAGACAGAAAAACTCAAGGCTATGGGGGATGGGGGGTTGTGTGTCCAGTTCCAGTTTATTTGATCACTTACAGTAAGGAATTCAGATGGAATAAAAtgtatatgatattttaatctTCAATTTCACCTTTCTCACCTAAGAATGTAATTCcaatttattaatctttttttacagcactctttaatttattttgcatCTTTAATCATATTAATTGGAGGGTACATATTTAATAGTCTCTAGATCTTTTTGGtactttctctctttattttttaatactcaccacatatatatatatatatatatatatatatatatatatattcccaaAAATAATCTCTAATATAAGTAAATCTTAGAGATAGTACATCTTTATTACACTTtctatatttgatttttttttaatttaggaagccCCCGCAGTCATAACCACCACTTTAACTTAGGGGGTTCTAAATGGAAATCGAACGTGACACTTGGTCTCTTAGGCATCAACCTTGCCACTTGAGCTACTAGTGTGTCACtttccaaattttttaataatctcTCGCTAAATATCTTTTAAGACAATATCTTTAATACTCTCAAATCtagagggagagagagaaaaaaaaaatattaaagatggAATTTTTGTCTaagatttaatcattttgaCCGTCAGTGACACGATAAACTATGCTGACCAAAATACTTTCATATCATTGTGGTTGGTTAAGACCTTGGTCCACCGGGCCAAATATTTTATGTTGGCATGTCCTATTAAGGCCTTGGTCAACTGGGTCAAGTGTGAGCccgattatttttttatgtcgGTACATCCCTGTTAAGGGTTAAGGGCTATGGGCTATGCGTCAAACGGACATTTTGTATGTCAATATTTCTCGCTAAGCAAAGTCcactaaagaaaaatataagagaaataaaaatgtaataaagtaaaaagatcaaataattttcttaagaattataattatatgatcTTTCTAAAGGAATTGACTTGAATCCAATTCTTATAAATTGGAATTTGAATTCTAATTTAATCTATCAAAACACATCAAAATAGGAATTTATACAAACATAGCTAAATAGGAATTTATCCAAACACAGCTAAATAGGaattctatataaatataaataatctaaagtTCATGTTCCACAAATGGAGTGTACTAGACCTAAATAGGATATAAATGAAGCATTATAGAAATTGTCAATTATCTAAACATCATGCGCCACTAATGAAATGACTTGAGGAAAAACTTTCAATAAGATATGTTAGGCTGTTGTTACCCATGAGTAGAAAaggaatcaaaataaattaatccaTGTTAAAAGTTCCCCAGATCCTACTAATAAAGTTGCAAATGTAGTTTTCCCAAAAAGTTGCAAATGTAAATGAATCAATAAGATAACTACATCAgagtttaaaaaaacaaataaaaatagaacaaaTCTTCTAATCAACCTATTCAAACATAGCTTAATAGTAATTCTcaataagtataaaaaaatctaaaagtcCTAAATAGGATATAAGCATTATAGAAATTGTCAATTATCTAAACATCATGGGCCACTAATGAAATGACTTGAGGAAAAACTCTCAATAAGATATGTTAGGCTGTTGTTACCCATTAGTAGAAAaggaatcaaaataaattaatccaTGTTAAAAGTGCCCCAGATCCTACTAATAAAGTTGCAAATGTAAATGAATCAATAAGATAACTACATCAgagtttaaaaaaacaaataaaaatagaacaaaTCTTCTAATCAACCTATTCAAACATAGCTTAATAGTAATTCtcaataagtaaaaaaaaatctataagtCCGTACTGTCACAAATGGAGTGACCTAAATAGGATAAACATAAAACATTATAGAAATTCTCAATTCAGTATAAAATTTCTAAACATCATGCGCCACTAATGGAATGATGACTTAGAACTTCAGTAAGATGTTTTATGACATTGTTTTCTATGAGTACAAAAGGAATCGAAGAAATTCTATCCATGTTAAAACTACCTCAATATAtcataaacatattaataaagttGCAAATGGAAATGAATCAATAAGATACATCTcagttaacaaaacaaaaaagaatatAACTAAGCTTCCTGAAATGACATGTAGAAGTTATGAAGCTCAACATGTTACCTCAAAGATGACAACTGGATTGACATTGGATTTAACACAATAATCCGATTCCTTGGATTTGCTGTTGACGAGTCAAGGTATACAGATACTCCATTAAACTTGACGTAAGCTTCAAGCAAAATCTGTCCCAGGCAAATGTGTGTATCATTATCTGTTAAAGGGATTTCAGTAAGTGAAAGCTCTTTCCACCTCCAACATTTTGATTCTACTCCATTCAGTCCTTGAAACTTAATGGATCTTACAATTTTGGAATCTAAGGTCGGTAATGCACCAAGCTCAAAGTCGTGAACATCAAAATCAAGATCAAGATCTTCTTCCTTTGCAACTATATGATCTGAACTTGCATTTCCATCATGGATACCATCTTTTCTTAGGGATATATGCAGGTGCGGACCAACTATGAAAACTGCCAGTTGAATGTGTTTTTCCGGAAGCATGTGAAGCAATTTCAACTTCAGTCCGCTAGTATATGACTTCACTTTCATATCCCATGTGATATCTGATGAGAATCTATGAGTCACTGGAATAACTGGAGCATATTTTTTCCTGTCATTGTTATTAGTTAAGCAAAAAGCATGTTGCAtctgttgaagaagaagagccATAGACAGTAGTGATGCATATCCCAGAATTAAGTTTAACTTACCCATCATCAAACTGCATTTCCAGAAACCACATCTAACACTCATGAGACTGAGATCAGTTACAGAGTTTTTAATCTCACAGGTAACCCATGGATCTTGCTCATAGTGGGTTATACTTCCTTCAACGTTGCTGCAACATCTTTTCCAGTTTGACATCATTTCTGCCAATATTCTCCATAACGATATAGTAGGATTTTCGCCATCATCAGAAGTACTGGAATGTTGAGCAAAATCAAGCACCATTGCAGGCTCACTCCATAGAATAGTCTTGAAATcatcaatttcatttttgttgGCTCTTTTAGAATCAGTACGAATATTCCTTGAACCTTGACCTGTAGGTTTTGATGATGTAATTTGAAGATCTCCACAGGAAAAAGACAAACACCATTTACATAAGCTTTCAGTGTATGCCAAGTAAAACTCACTAAGTGTAACACAAAAATCTGATGATGGGATCCCATTATCAGAGACTTTATTTCCAGTAACAAAAGTTTGGGGCTCCATACAGGTGGAAATGTGAACTAAAATCTTTCTCATGTTCAAGCAACTAGTGTAGGAATGCAGTGAAACAACTCCAGGCTGCACATCACTTTCTCTACTGTTATGCACAAATACTAGTGAAATGAAGTACATTAATGAGTTGAAAATTATGCTCAATAcattccaaataattttagtgATTTTGGAAAGGATCTTCCTAAACTTTCTTAAAGGACTATTGCTATGAGATTCCTCAGATAGGCCCCTTGACTGTTGACTTCTCAATGCTGCTCTGTAACAGGAAATTTTCCTTCCCTGAACAATGGCTTCTACAGGAAGCTTCTTTTCAATTTCAGATATTGTCTTCCATTGATTTCTGACAAGTTCTGACAACAAGTCATTCTGAGAAATCAAAACAACAGATCTTGTCATGGCCTCTTCCATAGGGTACCCTAAATTTGTCAGTAAATTTTCGTATGTCTTGACATATTGTAACCAGAAATGGACAGTGCCAACCAATTTTTGCAAAGATATTCCAGTAGCTGGAACTAGATATCTAATTTTTCTAGCAACTATGTTCCACAGTTTCCTACCATTTCTTGCATCACTGGGTTCCTTGGATGACAACTTATAACAGTTTAAGATCATCGGAAGATTCACAGGAGAAACTGAGATATCTAATTCCGGGACATTAATGTGCATATCTGTGAACTGAGAATCCTTCAATCTAATGGATGTGAGCAGGTCTTTGCAAGACAGCACAGAACTGATTGTATCTCTACTCTTCAGCCTGATTGCAGAACCTCTCAGGTCAAGACAGAAGGAGCTTTCATTCAAAGGGATAAAAAGTGACTTTGAAAGCCCTCCCAGAAAACACCCACGCTTTGTAGATGAAGAGAACAGGTTAAGGCTTTTTATATCCCATAAAAGTCCTAGTGAATCACTTGAAAGTGGATACAGTATGCCCAAATGAATATCATGGATCTTCAATTGACTGTATTCAAGTATAAGATTAAGGAAAGAACTTCTCTGATTTCTCGAGGATCCGGTATCTGATAACCTGGCTAAGACATCATGCAAAGAACTGCCCTGACATCAAAAGAATACTGCGTGGTTAAGATTTCATTGACAAAGAACAAAAATATTCAGCAAGTAGACAAACATAAAAGTGTAAAAATGATGGGACAACACAAGGCATAGTAAACAGAATATGTTGATGATGGATTACTAGATTAAGCTTGCTTGTAATATTAGTCGGGTGACCATTCATAGATCATGTGATCCAtgtaatttttaagaaaaataaggaCTGAATAAAGTTCAGATAAGTTCTGTGGAAAAGGTAGAACACATATGAGTTGcctaaaaaacaa from Impatiens glandulifera chromosome 9, dImpGla2.1, whole genome shotgun sequence includes the following:
- the LOC124916644 gene encoding LOW QUALITY PROTEIN: uncharacterized protein LOC124916644 (The sequence of the model RefSeq protein was modified relative to this genomic sequence to represent the inferred CDS: deleted 1 base in 1 codon), which translates into the protein MIFLGDLMRRRLASLLQPWLRNEPDLELKLGFFSSHGTAKGLVFDTSALNGLLDESSSWSFEDVRIEELSARVSLWSVSALVIEVRGFHVTVSARKSNQETSTENTHEVLESSLVMEKKKILDVIDPQGSSLHDVLARLSDTGSSRNQRSSFLNLILEYSQLKIHDIHLGILYPLSSDSLGLLWDIKSLNLFSSSTKRGCFLGGLSKSLFIPLNESSFCLDLRGSAIRLKSRDTISSVLSCKDLLTSIRLKDSQFTDMHINVPELDISVSPVNLPMILNCYKLSSKEPSDARNGRKLWNIVARKIRYLVPATGISLQKLVGTVHFWLQYVKTYENLLTNLGYPMEEAMTRSVVLISQNDLLSELVRNQWKTISEIEKKLPVEAIVQGRKISCYRAALRSQQSRGLSEESHSNSPLRKFRKILSKITKIIWNVLSIIFNSLMYFISLVFVHNSRESDVQPGVVSLHSYTSCLNMRKILVHISTCMEPQTFVTGNKVSDNGIPSSDFCVTLSEFYLAYTESLCKWCLSFSCGDLQITSSKPTGQGSRNIRTDSKRANKNEIDDFKTILWSEPAMVLDFAQHSSTSDDGENPTISLWRILAEMMSNWKRCCSNVEGSITHYEQDPWVTCEIKNSVTDLSLMSVRCGFWKCSLMMGKLNLILGYASLLSMALLLQQMQHAFCLTNNNDRKKYAPVIPVTHRFSSDITWDMKVKSYTSGLKLKLLHMLPEKHIQLAVFIVGPHLHISLRKDGIHDGNASSDHIVAKEEDLDLDFDVHDFELGALPTLDSKIVRSIKFQGLNGVESKCWRWKELSLTEIPLTDNDTHICLGQILLEAYVKFNGVSVYLDSSTANPRNRIIVLNPMSIQLSSLRKEFHPSNIAVNILKSELRGTFEGVSVLLCIDELYVLFKVMAHLFSAVLDTHYSFASLEEANHGHVNQEFVSDDSVNYETSTIWGRGLSFYLERSRLFLDIKFVLQSSTLILCSSKKRSDAKTSVFTFDAERSKKLSIYGVPDHGILTSVRQISLQLFCEEQDVKFHSDLNELQSLIFIDQSKIGSAADAHELGKILDSLNCLYEAYLPHFAFSLELSYLPNDICSSSGNAVNGASSSREISCLDIPSRLNGESLSLQGSLLEHKVDFGPATDTPDSGHWIVIDLAVGNIYVTDFTIKRLLVGIENSDNLKLSITIGREFQITSCKAQGGFVMFEPAALATFSHCVASYNLCITDTCHLVTFSEERTIDETRDDMVKLNDYPKQATESAFWKMTWNKLEALVVDFSGFSLALLFVNESGQVQELKCDVDFHFNLKRENTNQKLLAELSRFSVLSKLLLQVDEQINKVQIPHFSLPQSSNYLYQAMDVEPNAVYQHRDGIKSVDDENHSSMPVSQEKSYGDSLPSGVHLSQQNCILKKLHASLFVERSMSNGGIDFHCLSQAWSGTGSIEGFDITVSLRELDMLLSAIQTLSGISGEEASQKGEERLISEHQERERVSPEEVPDGAIVAIQDVHQHMYISVEITENKYKLAGSLHYSLVGERALFRVKYTNRKWWNSSVLWFSLVSLYAKNDLGEPLRLNYHPGSGFVQISCSNDSAQALWRVLSCKSESSETESGPDSYDFAEQNTFFLVNKKSGFRVAFVDRLPEFVSKPGNPFKWKVLDNLSLSRNVGLPHNFSRDVSGSCAPQNLLSNVEIAPEVTGNLTCIDITLAKINITLIHELPDTDTKFPLLQGSVTVSDFIIQVLLDKLRIISTFSFALLFFDAQSNLWREFVLPAEVCVFYRSMLHVPATISSHKGTDFQFYMRLKALGISITELSLDILLFVIGKLKLSGPYSIKTSMVFSNCCKVENQSGSEVLCHFSDNQDLLIPRKQAGTIFLRHLSLEDPTPKASYITIQLAEHGVYSTTPIRVPLLEAKTLAWRTRIISSQDSRSYPGPFLVVDISRKIKDGLSITITPLLRFYNETKYSMELRFRRPEENVAESVFATLKMGEMIDDSVAAFDAINLSGGLKKALMSLSVGNFLLSFRPKVMDGSIISERPLSEEWSDDLKGGKAVRISGLLDKLSYKVRKAFLVEDVKVFFSTTFCSLKYENGRSVDLHFLIRTIVRNVPVIKPDVYSYGPGSSNSPVALQEQREIFLLPTIKVSNLLDIEVHVLLSNTDPCASSGCDNIGNQTNIPYGSTVDLYVDLATIYFVITLTAFNSSCKPVSGGDWAKKLQKQKDDLNYLDIDLDFSCGKYFASLRLARGERGTLEAAIWTKYMLKNDTELPLLCCAQNQRPISMEKLLEPGFQLAPELGYFLLPKSTRSWLMKCNKVRLKLLKEKSSEVLLNLDSLSGLAELGLGVEERFGVKRIAKLGVSLGPANGEMNVPSQVIYLVPRYVIFNESKEVITVRQFHLQDEMGGTISINSKQKIALEFFSETSEQKEMTVLEKFLLRHRNDHDDSLVFIQFRLSQDELSWSGPICVSSIGRFFLKFRRSVNSTNDKVTTHDKSAEFASVHVVEEGSTLALHFHKSTDINLPYRIENGLRGACITYYQKGLSESDILGSGNSINYVWDNLTLPRTLVVQINGMHILREINLDKVRSWKQFYRFGQQRGLGLQWPLDRSPREQEGMTSRNGKNDVQMVNVGYEVYTDGLTRVLRICEFPDSHKGDSVFSSGKLRLRISSLDAHLLEHAKQEVDVTEPFSYTPLMVMRLGNISFDYLLTGKSKYNRIRVQSLSLDQKRIGAPYAAILRRHQFDHYDFNVNMIQIVVILLSSNSNAKLIKYASIVLQPLDLNLDEETLLRLVPFWRKSLDNSPSQPYYFDHFEIHPIKIIANFIPGDSSYSSYSSTQETLRSLVHSVIKIPAIKKMPVELNGVSVSHALLTTKELIIKCAQHYSWYAMRAVYIAKGSPLLPPAFASIFDDSASSSLDIFFDPSSGSISLPGLTIGTFKLVSKCLDGKGFTGTKRYLGDLGKTMKMAGSNILFSAVTEISDSVLKGAEANGFNGLLSGFRHGILKLAMEPSVLGSALLIEGGPDRKVKLDRSPGVDELYIEGYLQAMLDALYIQDYIRVRVIDDQVMLKNLPPNSSLIEEIMNRVKSFLISKALLKGDTYAASRPLHHQRGDSEWKFGPTILTLCEHLFVSFAIRALRKQTGNVVTRIKTLKPKIERGNGKAVSSTGKQKVAFVWKWGIGKFVLSGIVAYIDGRLCRSIPNPLARRIVSGFVLSFLDKDDNNE